The stretch of DNA ACACTTTAATGGCTTCAGCTGGCTAAATCATCCCGCAACTTGATTGACCGCAGAGGCTTGATCAAAGATCGCGTCGACTCTTCCCGAAAGAGTCCGCATCGCCTCGGTCACAGCATGACAATCTAATTTCATCTGCTGCATTTCCTTGTGAGTTAAATGCGTTGCCGACTGCAAAAGATTAATAAACTTTTTCATCTCATCTAAATAGTGAATAAAGGTCTGACGAATTTCATTTTCGCGCGAAGACTCTACCGCCCCCATTTGACGAATGACTTCTAAACCCGTGGTCAGCTTACGGACATCCATCACTTTTTCAACGACATTAGAAAGATGTGTTTCTAATGATGCCATTTCTTCAGACAAGACGGAGGTGCCTTTGCGGAAAATTTTTGAAAAATGCTGACGGTTTTCAAGCATATCTTCAAACGCATGTTCAGACACATTCATCTTGGCAATAGATTCGCGAACGAAAAAATCCACCATCATCATTTGCGTATCTAAACCCACGGCACACACCGCGCTTTTTTCAACCCCCGCAGAAACAATATTTACAAAATCCAAAAGTGACGCCAAGTGACCTTGGATTTCTTCAGAGGTTTTAGAAAACTCTTTGGCCACAACGCCTAAGCTCGCTCCGGTTTCATGAAACTTCGCCGCGGAAATGGTCATATTTAACGAAATATATTTGAGCTTTTTAAAGGACTCTGACAGGTCCGTCATGGTCTTTACGAAAGACTGATTGCTTCCTTGAAAACCTTGGATTTTTTCAAAGCAGGATTTTAAGATCTCTGAAGACTGCCGACTTAAATTTGAGATATCCGCGGCAGCACCAGAAACTTTTGCGACATGGCCTTCAGCCTTTTTTCCTTCAAGCGCATTGAGTTCTGCGAAAGCCGCTTGAATCATAAAGTCTGTATAGCTTTTAAAACCCGCCGCTAACACCTCAGCATTAAGAAGATCGAGCGATGCAGAAAGTTCCGCCTCTTTTTCAAATTCTAAAACTTTGGCGTAAATAATTTTAGCGGCATCAAAGAAAGCTGATGACGGCTTCACGCGAATCGAAAGATAACCGCCTTCCATCGGAAAAGCGAAAGCAAAGACCCAATAATAGGTTCCATCCGCCGCGAGATTTTTAACGTAGGCCGCAATTGGATTACCGGACTGAATCATATTCCAGAAAAGCTTAAACACCGCTCGTGGCATGTCAGGATGGCGAATAATACTGTGAGGCGCCCCGATCATGGTTTCTTTTGAATAGCCACTGACACGAACAAACACGTCATTTCCGGAAAGAATAACGCCTCTTTCATTAGTCGTACTGAAAAAGAGCTCATCGAAATTAAAAATACTTTCTTTGATGAGTGCTTGCGGTTTTTTCATTATCACCACCCTTCCGAATTTAGGATAGCCCGGAGGGGTGGAATTGTCGCATGATCGTCGTCATACTCGACTCGCCCTAAATGATATTTTTGTGAATCATTTTAAGAAGATACGAATGATATTCGAGTTAAAAATAAAAAAGCCCGCAAATCAATTACGGGCTCATATATTTACTTTTATTTCTTACATATCCAAGACTATTCGACGGTGACCGACTTCGCTAAATTGCGGGGCTGGTCCACATCATAACCTAGATTGCTGGCTAAATGATAACTCATCAACTGCAGCGGAATCACAGTCAAGATGGCCGAGACCGTCCAATGCGCTTGAGGAATTGCTAAATAATATTCACTGATCGAACGCAGTTTTTCATTATCCCCGGTGCCAATAGAAATGACTTTTCCACCACGGGCACGAGCTTCTTCTAAATTGCTGATAGTCTTTTCGTACAAATGATCCGTCGGCGCCACCATCACGATCGCCATGCGCTCATCAATCAACGCTAAAGGACCATGCTTCATTTCGCCGGCGGCGTAACCTTCGGCGTGCATGTAAGCAAGTTCTTTGAGCTTCAAAGCTCCTTCCATCGCGATCGGATAGCTTGTGCCTCGACCCATGTAAAGAAAACCACGGAAAAGTTTTAGCTTCGAAGCGGCTTCTTCGAAATACTTATCATAAGCAAGGACACCTTCCATCTGACTTGGTACCGCCAATAAAGAACGCACGAGATCTTTTTCATTGGCTTCATTCATCACGCCACGAGAACGCCCCATTGCGATCGCTAGGCAGTTTAAAACGGCCATCGTGCTGGTGAAGGCTTTTGTTGAAGCCACGCCAATTTCGGGACCTGAGTTCATGTACAGGTGACCATGCGCTTCGCGATCAATCGTTGAGTTTCGCACATTACAAATACTCAAAGTGGTTGCACCCATTTCTTTCGCCATACGAATCGCCGCGAGCGTGTCCGCCGTTTCCCCAGATTGAGAAATTGTTAGAACCAAAGTTTTTGGCGGAATCACCGGATTGCGGTACCGGAACTCGCTGGCAATATCGACTTCCACCGGCACTTTTGCCAATTGTTCAATAAGGTATTTACCCACCATCCCGGCATAGTTACTAGTTCCACAAGCGATAATGAAGACACGCTCAATACCTTTAAAAACTTCTTGGGTTTTCGCCCAGTCCGTTTTGCTGTCGAGCTCTTCAAGTTTTTGAACAGGCTGTCCGCCGAAACCAATGTTTTTTAAAGCGACCGTGAAAGTTTCTGGGTTCACATGCGGTTCAATCGCAGCCGCCACGGCACGGGGCTGTTCATAGATTTCTTTCAGCATGTAATGGGCGTAGCCCTGCTTTTCCACCATCTCTGGATTCCAGTTAAGCTCGACAATCTTTTTTTGAATCGGGAATCCATTAGCCGAAAAGAACTGAACGTCAGAACCTTTGATAGAAGCGACTTCGCGATCTTCAAGGTACACGAATTTTTTAGTGTACTGAATCAAAGCTTGCACGTCGCTAGCAACGAAAACTTCTTTTTCGCCCAATCCGACAACCAATGGAGGACCATCTTTAAATGCAACCAGACGATCGGGTTCTTGCTCCCACATCACTAAGATTGAAAAGGCACCACGCAATTTATCAAGAGTGTTTTCTACGGCCTTGAAAAGATCTTTGGTTTGATCCACTTCATTTGCGATTAAATGTGCGACCAATTCAGAATCTGTGTCCGACGTAATGTCGGCGCCTTGGGCTAAAAGCTCTTCACGGATATCAAGATAGTTTTCGATAATGCCGTTGTGAACCAAATTAATCCCGCGCACTTGATGAGGATGGGCATTACGTTCTGAAGGTTTCCCGTGTGTGGCCCAGCGCGTGTGACCAATGCCGATATGACCATCAAACTTTTCATGTTGAAGCTTGTCTTCTAAAGCTTTCAATTTACCTTGCGCACGCACCCGTTTGGTTTTGCCCTGATCTAAAATGGCCACCCCGGCACTGTCATAACCACGGTATTCTAATTTTTTTAGACCACTGACAATAATGTCTTTAGGATTTTTAGGACCTAGGTAACCAACAATTCCACACATAAATTCACCTATTCTTTATTTTCAGGTTCTGATGCTTTAGCAACGTAGTTCTCTTTAACGAACTGCTTGCCTCGAGCCACGGCCAATGCTTTGGCGGGCACACTCTTGGTGATCGTTGAGCCCGAGCCAATCACCGCGTCGTCGCCGACTTCGATCGGAGCCACGAACTGCGTATCACTGCCCACAAAAACACGATTGCCAATCTTAGTTTTATATTTCTTTTTATCGGCTGCATAATTGCACGTAATAGTGCCACAACCGATGTTTACTTCTTCGCCAATTTCCGCATCACCCAAATAAGTCAAATGACCGGCTTTGGATTTTTTGCCGAATTTTACTTTCTTCATTTCCACAAAGTTACCGACATGCGCTTCTTCGCCAATCTCTGTGTCCGGGCGCAAACGCGCATAAGGACCGACCGAGGCCTTACTGTGCACGCGCGAGGACTCTAAATAACTCCCGCCACGCACTTGCACGCTGTCAGCAATCTCTGAATCAGAAATAAAAGCATTGGATTCAATCACACAGAAAGATCCAATTTTGCTGCGACCCCGAATAAAGACATTCGGGTAAATCACCGTGCCTGCGCCGATCTCCACGGACTCTTCCACATAGGTGGTTTTAGGATCGATCATCAAAACGCCGGATTCCATCAGCTGCAAAGCCTTACGTTGAAAAATCAAACGCGTGGCTTTTGCCAACTCCATTTGATCGTTTACACCCACCGCCACTTTTGGCGTGGATTTGATTGCTTGCACTTTGCATTTGTCTTGGATGCACAAGGAAATCAAATCGGTGATATAGAATTCTTTTTTGGCGTTGTTATTTTGGATCTTTGGAAGGTATTCCGCCAAAATAGAAGCTTTCGCAATGAAAATACCAGTATTAATTTCCGCAATTTTTAAAGTTTCCGCCGAAGCATCCTTGGCTTCCACGATGGCGACGATGTCGCCATGATGGCGCACGATACGCCCTAAATCTCCAGGTCTTTTGACGACCGCCGTGACCACGGCCAGATCATATTTTTCTTCGCGGAAGACCCGTACGAATTCTTTGATTTCGTGAGCTTCAATCAAAGGCACATCGCCATTCATGATAATAACGTCGCCTTCGATATTTTCTGGTTTAGCACACCGTACCGCGTGAGCTGTGCCGGCTTGTTCTTCTTGAACATAGCAAGACACTCCCATCGGCTCCACAACTTGGCGAACCAGATTCTGCCCGTGCCCCACGACAACGCGGACTTCCACCGCACCGGCCTTTTTAGAGGCTTGGATGACTTTTTCGATCATGGGACGTCCCGCCACGGGATGAAGAACCTTTGGCAATGGAGATTTCATGCGAGTGCCTTTACCCGCCGCCAAAGCGATCACCGTCAATTTTTCTGAAGCATTTGCTGCCATTTAGGATCTTCCTTTTAAAAGCTTTTCTTCTCTGAAAAAAACAGGTTCAATTGTCTCATGCAAGGAAAAATTTTTCACCAAACTTCTTGGGCTACGACGGAACGAGGCACGCCGCTGGAGCTGTATAAAAAAACACACAGTTCTGCATCACTCTCTGAGCGCCCGATTTTGTTTATTGGTGGGGTTCACGGTGATGAACCGGAAGGTGTGCGTCTAGCCGAAGAGTTGCTTGCATGGTTGCAACATGAAGAAAGTCAGAATTCTGAAAAGATACGCCCTTGGATCCTTATTCCCTGCCTGAATCCCGACGGATATTCTAAAAATCAGCGCACCAACGCTGCTGGCGTCGATCTGAATCGCAATTTTCCCTCGAAAGATTGGAGTTCTGAAGCCAAAGCTCCACGTTATAATCCTGGCCCTTCGCCTGGAAGTGAGAAGGAAGTCCAAGCTCTAGTGAAACTCATTGAGGACGAAAAGCCACAACTCATAGTACACTTTCACTCATGGGAGCCTTGCGTTGTATATACTGGCGCCCCTGGAAAACCGGCCGCTGAAATCTTAGCCTCGGGTACCACCTATGAATGCCGCGAGGATATTGGATATCCGACTCCGGGGTCCTTGGGTCAATTCGGATGGATGGAGCATCAGATCCCCGTCATCTGCATTGAAGAACAAGAACACATGGCACTGGACAAAGTGTGGCCGCATTTCCAAAAAGGACTTACGACTTTGCTCATGGGAAAATCTTAATGCACGTTCGCTCTATTGCCTTTGATCTTGATGATACTTTGCTAGATACCTCGGCAATTTTAATTCCGTCGGCGGCAAAACGCGCGTGTGAGGCCATGCTCAGCGCAGGCTTGCACTGCCAATTGGGGGAATGCCTGCAAATGCGCCAAGAGCTTTCGGTTCTCAATTCCCACACCGAAATCTTTTCTAGCATCATCAAACGTTTTGGGGCCACCCATCCCGAAAAAGCCATGCAAGGGGCCATCGAAGCCTTTTATAATCCTTTCGTGCCGGCACACTTGCCTCTTTTATCCGGAGCTTTAGAAAATCTGGAGCGCTTAAAAAAGAACTATAACTTGTACCTCGTAACGATGGGATCGCTAGAAGGGCAAAAAAAGAAAATTGCCGCTTTAGATATCGAAAAGCATTTTAAAAAAATATTTATAGTCGACAGTCTTTCGGGAAATCGCAAAGAATCGGCCTTTAAAGAAATTCTGAACGAAGAAGGCCATGCTCCCGAAGAGTTGCTGAGCGTCGGCAACCGCCTGACCAGCGAAATTCGCGACGGCAAAAAAGTGGGCGCAAAAACTTGTTACTTTGCTTACGGGGAACACGTCGGTGAAAAAGCCCAACAACCCGAAGACCATCCTGATTACACCATCTATCACCATCGAGAGCTGATTCCTCAATGCGGACTTTAAAAGCCAGCTTTCTATTGATTGGATCCTGGGATGCGCGCCTGCAAGAGCACGGGGCTCATATCGCCACAGATTTAAATCAGGCTTGGCATTGGATTCAAGATTCTAGTTACGATGTGATCGCTCTTTCCGTGACGTTGATTTTGGGAAAACGCTTTCATGAGTTTTATGAAGAGATCAAACGCACCTCCCCAGCCACTCAGTTCATCGCGGTGGTGCCCGAAGACTTTTCGCCGAACCAACTGGCTTTCCTGCATCAAGATTATTCGTTCTTGCGGGTGGTCTCAAGTTTTCAAGAAAGTGATTTAGAATCTCATCTTTTTGCCGCACTAGAAGAAGCCAATCAACGCAAACAAGATGAAAACTTGGCTCTCTTGATCCGTGAACAGACCGCCCAATTAAAGCGCTTGCAAATCGAACTTGAAGAACGGGTGCAAAAAAGAACTCGTTTCTTAACGGAAGCTCGTCGCAAATTGTATATGACCAACTCCCGGATTGAAGGATTTAAGCGGGCGCTGATGGCCGTGCATGAAGCCAGCTCGGTGGTAGAAATTGAACAGCTTTTAAACGAAGCGATGGCCAGCTCGGTGCAAACTTCTTGGATTCGTCTGTTCTATGCTCCTCAAGATGATTTGTTCGCACAGCAGGTGGAAGAACAATTAGGTTTTACCCAATTGCAAGTTCCGCTGTTTCGCTATCATGAAAAAATCGGCTCCATCTTTTTCTTGCGACCGCCCGAACACCCTTTCAACCGCGAAGAAAGTGATTTTTTAAATCGCGTGGCCGAAGCCGTGGCTTTAGCCCTCGACCGCATTCAAAAATTACGTGAGTCGGAATCTTTAAAAGAACAGTGGGAAGCGACATTTAATTCCATGTCCGATCCCGTGGTTTTGATTGATACAAATTATGATATCATTCAGTCCAATAAGGCCTTGCAAGAACGTTTGACCGAGCAAGGGCGCGAACAGAATTCACGCAAATGTTATCAAGTTCTTTTTAATCGTGAAGAGCCGTGCCCTGGTTGCCAACGCGGGCATAACTTCCGCACCCAATCTAAAGGCGCACGATATTTTGATGTCTTTAGCCAAAGCCTTGTCTTAGATCCCGATCAACCGCCCGTGTTCGTAAATCTTTATCACGACATCACTCATCAGCTAAAAATGGAAAAGCAGATTCTGGAATCTGCAAAGATGGCAGAGCTGGGCACAATTGGATCCAGCATCGCCCATGAGTTGAACAATCCATTAGGTGGTATTTTATCATTCACTCAGTTGATTAAGATGGATATGAAGCCGGATCATCCCCTTTATCCCGACGTGGTTGAAATGGAAGCCGGCGTGCAACGCTGTAAAGAGATCGTGCAAAATCTTTTGGGGTTCACACGCTCTCCGAGTGCTGATGACAATGGTGTGGTCTCGCTAAAGGATGTCAGCTTGCGCGCCTTAAAGATTGTAGAGCTGCAAACAAAATCTCAAGGCATTGAAGTGAAACTGCACTTCCCGGCTCAAGACATCACCACGCGCGGGAACCAAAATCTTTTGGCCCAAGGACTTAAAAACGTCTTTCAAAATGCCATTGATCACTTAAGCGATCGCATTCGTCATGAAAAAGGTTTCCATGCGGTTTTAGATTTAGAAATTGCCAGCACTCCTCAAGGACCCGAAATCCGAGTCATAGATAATGGAACTTTAGAAAAAAATCCCGGCTTACCTATTGGTTTAGGTCTTTCTGTGGCCGCGCAAATTTTCCGGGATCATGAAGCACAATTGCACATCACCACGAATTCAGAAAATAAAAACTCAGCGCGCATTACGTTTGAACAGCATGAAGCTGGTGCCGCGAATGTCACCCAGCCGAACTAAACGGCCCTTATCAGCCAGAATTTTTTGGGCCTCTTCTTGCGCATCAAATCCGTGATCTTCAAGATCGCGCAATAAAAAGAACGCTTGTCCGTGATCCATAAGCGAATCGCAGATCGACTCTAAAAGAGTTTTAAAATCTGAATCGATAAAAAATCGGCAGCGGTTTTTAAATTCCGAAGGCGACATCTTGCCTTGCCCGATACGAAAATACGGAGGATTGCTTAAAATAAGGTCATACTTAGGTTCCTGATTTTTTAAATCCGCATAACTGCCTAAGGCAAATCGCGCGGTGACGTCTTTAAGATCCGCCCGTTTTAAATTTTCCGCGAAGTGCGGAAGATAGACATCTTGAACTTCTAAGAAATCAAAGCTTTCTATAATTTTGATATCTTCGCTTTGGCAGTGAAAAAGAAAATCCAGTCCCACCACGCCACAGCCGGCGCATAAGTCTAAAGCTTGTTTACCGGCAAATCCTTGCTGATGAAGGATTTCAAACGCTCGCCTAGCCAAAAAGACCGAATCATGACTGAAATGATATTCTTCAGGCTGAGAGTACTGAAAGGTGAAATGCGGATTGAGCGATGACATCGTTTAAAACCATAATATCAGCCCTCGGCGGTTGTCCAGAATTCAAGCAAAACCGATTCACCTTTTTAGAGATTTTATTCACATTCAGCCCGACCCTAGACTGGCTAACTAGAATCTGTGGGTAAACTTTACCTACTCCGGCAGCGCCGGAGTGAAAGACAGTCCAGTTTTGTGGTCCTGAAACCCTTTGCTGGCGCGGATTTTTTGACAGTCCCGTCAAAATCCCTCATCCTGAATTTGTTAGTTCTGTTCACTCAAGAACCCACCATGGAAGGAAGGTTCATGCGTAGCCAACGCGTTCTTATATTAGACGACGAATCCTCATTACGAACAGCCTTGTTCAGAGTATTAGACCGAAAAGGGTTGAACGTCATTACGGCCAATAAGATCGAAGAAGCCAAAGTTTTATGCCAAGGGGATACGCAAGTAGATCTTGCGATCGTCGACTTAAATCTTCCGGACGGAGATGGCATCGAATTCATGGGCTATCTTAAAAATCTTTTTCCGGCAACCGAAGTCATTATCTTAACGGGTCACGCGACAATTGAATCAGCTATTCGGGCCACACAAAAAGGGGCCTTCCATTTTGTGACGAAGCCCTTCAACCTCGAAGAGCTTATGAGTCTTATTGAAAAAGCTCTTACCCATAAAAAGCTCCAACAAGAAAATCAGCAGCTTCGTTCTGAACTGAATAAGAAATATAAATTCGACCAAATCATCGGCAACAGTGAGCAGATCCAAGGCGTTTTACGTTTGATTGAACGCGTGGCCGATTCAGACTCTACGGTGTTAGTGACCGGCGAATCGGGAACTGGTAAAGAGCTTATCGCCCGCGCAATTCACTACAACTCTCCACGCGCGCAAGGTCCTTTTATTCCGATCAATTGCGGAGCGATTCCTTCAGAGCTTTTAGAAAGTGAACTTTTTGGTCACGTGAAAGGTGCCTTCACCGGCGCGATAGCCAACCGCGTGGGCCGTTTTGAAATGGCTGACGGCGGTACTATCTTTTTGGATGAAATCGGCGACCTTGAACCGTCTTTACAGGTAAAACTTTTGCGCGCCTTGCAAGAACGCAGTTTTGAGCCCGTCGGCTCAACCAAAACTGTGACGGTGAATGCTCGAGTGATTGCAGCAACCAATCTAAATCTTGATGAAGCTGTCGAAAATGGCCGGTTTCGCGAAGATCTTTACTATCGCTTGAACGTCATTCCAATCACGGTGCCCGCATTGCGTGAAAGAAAAGCTGACATTCCGCTTTTACTAAATCACTTCATGGATATTTTTAGTAAAAACAAAGGGCGTGGTCTTAATGGGATCACTCCTGATGCTTTGGACTGTCTAGTCAACTATCCATGGCCAGGAAATATTCGTGAGCTTGAAAACCTAGTTGAGCGCATGACAATTTTAAAAGGTCACGGACAGATCGATAATTCAGATCTGCCTGTGAAATACAAATCCAGCAAAGCGGCTACCGCGGATGTGGGGGGCCTAGAAATCCCGGATGCGGGAATGGATTTCAATTCGGCCGTGGATGCCTATGAAAATGCTTTGATTTTGAAAGCCTTAGAAAAGACCGGCTGGAATCGTAATCAAGCCGCCGCTTTATTAAGACTGAATCGCACCACACTGGTGGAGAAGATTAAGAAAAAAGGCCTTAATCCGCCGAACGAAGTCAATCCTAGCTAATTTTTAGTTCCTCCACCCCACTTAAAACCGTTTCCCAAGAACGATGGCTAGTGGGGTTTTTATTAAGCCCAGGAGACCGCTCGAGTCGCCTGAGGGTCTTTGATGATGAACCCTTCTTCTTCTAAAAAATAAGTTTCTACGCGAACATTGCTATCCGCGATTTCAAGAATGTGAAAGCTGTTAACCTCACCACGCAAACGATCGCTGGTCGCACTGCCGGCAGAGATGTGCAAAATTTTATGCCCCTCCGTCTCTACCAACTCAATCCAGTTTAAATGGGAATGCCCGCTGACGATAATATGAGGTTTTAGATTTAGAACTTCTTGGGCTAAATGCCGTGGCCGAATGCGACTGAGCATCTTCGGCTGAAACACCGGATGGTGACACGCAATCATGCGCAAGGCTTTAGGATCAGCCGCTTCGAAAGCTTTTTTTGCGCGAAGAATATCTTTTTCTAAGATACGCCCCTCGACGGTGCGGTATTTATGGGCGGTTCTAAAACCCACGATCACGGTTTCAGCAGATTCAAACGTATCCACCGCCAACTCACGGATATATTTATTATAATTTTTTAATGGCCGCAGCAATCGCACCCAAAAGTTATAAAGTGGAATATCATGATTTCCAGGAATCGTAAGCAAAGGAACCGGAAGTTTCTTGATAAACTCGGCCGCTTCCTGATATTGCGATGAACGGGCTCGTTGAGTCCAATCCCCTGTCATAACGATGAGATCTAGTTTCTCTTCGTTAGCTTTAAGGAAGTTTTCCAAAGAAGCAATCGCGGGAGGATGAATGCGACCGAAGTGGAGATCTGATATGTGCAACACTCTCTTCATAGAATGGTTATGAAAAAAATAATAATGTTCGTCAATCCAAAGTCTCGCCAGGGCGAGGCTTTCATCGAAGAAATCAAAATCTGGCTGAATGACAACGGATTTACTTTGTTAAATCCCACATTTGATCCTCAGAAAGAAAAGATTGAAGACGTCATAAGACGTCATGCCGCCGAAAAACCCATTGTCATGGTCGGTGGCGGCGATGGCACGGTTAACGAAGCCCTGCCAGCATTATTAGAAACAAATCTGCCTTTGGCGGTGATTCCTCTGGGGACGGCCAACAACCTTGCGCGCACGCTCAACTTACCCACGGATCCCAAAGAGGCGCTGAGTATCCTGAAAGACGGCCATGAACAGCTTGTTGATGTCGGAGTTGCGAATGACATTCCCTTCATGAATGTCATCGGTTTGGGGCTTAGCACACAGATCAATAAAACAACGCCTAAAAATTTAAAAAGATGGCTGGGTGTGTTCGCTTTTATCATCACCGCGTTTAAAGTCGTTCACCGCATGACGCCGTTTAAAATCGAAGTCGCTCATGATCAAAAAACCCACAAGGCTTATACATGGCAAATCACGATTTGTAATGGTCGCAATTACGGAAATGGTTTGGTCATCCATCAAGATGCAAGTCTTAAAGACGGTCTATTGCACGGTCTAAGTACCGAAGTGAAAAAATGGTGGCACGCTTTCATCCTTATTCCCTCACTTTTAACCGGCCGTTATCGTCCGAAAGATGATGTGACAATCTTAGCTGGAAAAA from Bdellovibrio bacteriovorus encodes:
- a CDS encoding metallophosphoesterase family protein, producing MKRVLHISDLHFGRIHPPAIASLENFLKANEEKLDLIVMTGDWTQRARSSQYQEAAEFIKKLPVPLLTIPGNHDIPLYNFWVRLLRPLKNYNKYIRELAVDTFESAETVIVGFRTAHKYRTVEGRILEKDILRAKKAFEAADPKALRMIACHHPVFQPKMLSRIRPRHLAQEVLNLKPHIIVSGHSHLNWIELVETEGHKILHISAGSATSDRLRGEVNSFHILEIADSNVRVETYFLEEEGFIIKDPQATRAVSWA
- a CDS encoding lipid kinase, which translates into the protein MKKIIMFVNPKSRQGEAFIEEIKIWLNDNGFTLLNPTFDPQKEKIEDVIRRHAAEKPIVMVGGGDGTVNEALPALLETNLPLAVIPLGTANNLARTLNLPTDPKEALSILKDGHEQLVDVGVANDIPFMNVIGLGLSTQINKTTPKNLKRWLGVFAFIITAFKVVHRMTPFKIEVAHDQKTHKAYTWQITICNGRNYGNGLVIHQDASLKDGLLHGLSTEVKKWWHAFILIPSLLTGRYRPKDDVTILAGKKMVLKTRRPMSVDIDGDVKTKTPVTVIVQERALRVLVPPTPVEV